The proteins below are encoded in one region of Belonocnema kinseyi isolate 2016_QV_RU_SX_M_011 chromosome 3, B_treatae_v1, whole genome shotgun sequence:
- the LOC117168754 gene encoding TELO2-interacting protein 2-like, whose product MGEIEPNANDGYWSSCIRLIEKTFVPRKSVGESRPCFEEDFQDYRATVDQNFRDILSILQHILDERKEMKTPLNSPITKIFKTYLTILIGEHHEKNLWTTAKSIQASQQVEEILCNLYSSTNLGQLLAEDDDGITRVLTTLRPKLLKNTWKTYPAAVFCYKWFLGLIKKSAILHLSDIIPTILIIFDDFVIENQILGLECLSEILEECYMEKKFVESGFAQMVFENLKKLIHNREPRHIFLLYSCIGKILNSIEFHNEFSNVFEWSDRDNILEKLLETMECEENLKNRNSYLSVLSGILNSVGSFKWCGRVIRILKDYCQHYDSKSLKITLESVKSILLIFESRLPAHCETLYPIFLKLSIDSIDAGFEEDVLKLVEDCISFLNRSTPEFGKILTQDDRIRTLIERLPEVTL is encoded by the coding sequence ATGGGTGAAATCGAACCTAACGCGAACGACGGTTACTGGAGTAGTTGCATTCGTCTAATAGAAAAAACCTTCGTTCCCCGAAAATCAGTGGGTGAATCACGGCCATGTTTCGAGGAAGATTTTCAAGATTACAGAGCCACAGTTGATCAAAATTTTCGTGACATTTTATCCATACTGCAGCATATTTTGGACGAACGAAAAGAAATGAAAACTCCACTGAACTCCCCAATAACGAAGATTTTTAAAACCTACTTGACAATCCTGATAGGAGAACATCACGAGAAAAATCTCTGGACCACAGCTAAATCGATCCAGGCTTCCCAACAAGTAGAAGAGATACTTTGCAATTTATATTCTTCCACTAATCTCGGACAACTTTTGGCAGAGGACGATGATGGCATCACACGCGTTTTAACAACTCTGAgacctaaattattaaaaaacaccTGGAAAACATATCCTGCAGCTGTTTTTTGCTACAAATGGTTTCtaggtttgataaaaaaatcagccATTCTCCATCTAAGCGATATTATTCccacgattttaataattttcgacgaTTTTGTGATTGAGAATCAAATTCTCGGCCTGGAGTGTCTTTCCGAAATTCTCGAGGAGTGCTACATGGAGAAAAAATTTGTCGAATCAGGATTTGCGCAGAtggttttcgaaaatttgaaaaaactcattCATAACAGAGAACCGAGACACATTTTTTTACTCTACAGTTGTATCGGGAAAATTTTAAACTCGATAGAATttcacaatgaattttcaaacgtcTTTGAATGGTCCGATAGAGATAATATTCTTGAAAAGTTACTGGAAACGATGGAATGTGAGGAGAATTTGAAAAACCGAAATTCATATTTGAGTGTCTTGTCTGGAATTTTAAATTCGGTTGGATCTTTCAAGTGGTGTGGGAGAGTCATCCGGATTTTGAAGGATTACTGTCAACATTACGATTCGAAAAGTCTGAAAATTACTTTGGAATCCGTGAAAAGTATTCTTCTCATCTTTGAATCTAGACTTCCAGCTCATTGTGAGACTCTTTATCCGATTTTTCTGAAACTCTCTATTGATTCGATTGATGCTGGCTTTGAAGAAGATGTCCTCAAACTTGTGGAAGACTGCATTTCTTTTTTGAATAGATCAACacccgaatttggaaaaattttaacgCAAGACGATAGGATTAGAACTTTAATAGAAAGACTTCCAGAGGTAACTTTGTGA